DNA sequence from the Thamnophis elegans isolate rThaEle1 chromosome 4, rThaEle1.pri, whole genome shotgun sequence genome:
AAGGCGTCCTCACAGTGGAGGATACGCAACTGGTGAGTGGTCATAACAATGAGTTTGGACTGTTTTTCTTTCAATGTGGAAAGATGGGCATGCTGCCGGAGTCATAACTCTGaaaacttcgaatggtcactaagaaTGGGtctaagtagaggactacctgtggttcAAGCGACCGTCTTAGGTCGAGGACTGCGTGTAGCAGCTTCCAACTATGCGGATCACCAAGGGAGGCAGCCTCAGGTGCTGAGGAAGAGACTTTTCGGGTATCCAAAGGATCGCATTGTGGATCCTTCCCGTTCTTTTCTCCCTGACCCGTTCAGAAGACATGGCTCTCCTGACCAAAATGCAAACACCAATTTGCagggaatagcttgactgcccaggttctccctccctcctgaagGCTGGTCAGTGTGACAGCTGAAGGCGCCCAGGATAGATTGTCACAAAAATAAGGGAAATATTGTCCTGATTTGAACATGCTTaacttcctcttctctccctagATTATCTTGGACACCCCTGGCCTCACCACCGCTGCCAAGGGCAAAAGGTAGGGAGGAGTCTAGACCAGGATTGCCCAGCCTCGGCCACACGAAGGCTTGgggactcccagaatccccccactCAGTATGCTTCTTAGAGGggcggacttccactcccagagttccccagccatggaagtctgcaagtcttaagTTGCTGTGGTTAGACACCTGCTCTGGACAGGGggtctcgtgtgtgtgtgtgtgtgtgtgtgtgtgtgtgtgtgtacgcgcgcgcacataagggagggggagggagattgATTCACTTTATGACAGAAGCTTTCCCTGTCTCCCATTTCAGACACAACCTGGAGAAGGCCATGCTGTCCGACCCATTCAACAGCTTGAACGATGCAGATGTAGGTGAGGATTTGGCCCGCGTTCGTCAGGCGTCGTTCCCTGGTTTCCTTCCGgtgaggaggtggaggtggcagGGCTGCCCCTCTGGATTCCCCCCTTGCACCACCACCCCCCaacctccctttcctccctttccttcagtGCTGGTCCTGGTGGATGTTTCCGATCGCCACACCCGCCACCAGCTTCACCCGCAGGTGCTTCGCTGCCTGAAGCAGTTCCCGCAGGTGCCCAGCCTCCTTGTCTTGAACAAGGTGAGTTTGTTGGGCTATAACTTcggcctggggagggggggggagtgactgcagaactttgggaggctcgtagagtgctcctggggttgtGGGGgtattttagtattattattttttttagtattttattaagatttataggccgcccttttccctgaggggactcagggcggcttacaatcatagggaagggggtgaaatgcaaaaacaaacaatatgtgaataaaataaaatgataaaaacacaacttgcattcaacactcaacactcgggcggggtgaaattgaaaacctatccccaggcctgttgggatagccaggtcttaagggctgtgcggaaggcctggacggtggtgagggtgcgtatctcgacggggaggttgttccacagggtcggagctgcaacagaaaaggctctcctccgtgtagtcgccagtcggcattgactggcggatggaattcggaggaggcccagtctgtgcgatctaatcggtcgaagggaggtaatcggcagaaggcggtctctcaagtacccagatccactaccatggggGTGCCAAAAAAgagctttgcaaaaaaaaggggggtcgtgcagaggctttgggaggcatgTAGAGACCTCctgggcactgttccctctaaggtgcgcggccgcgcggccgcgcacatggcaagaaacccctgcgcagaggtttctttcaaagcaaacgtggggaagtcctttgcaggcggctagaactgcccgcccgcaaaggacctccccaaacttgtttcagcggcagcctgggcggcagcgtcacacaggctgtggaaggagcgggaggaggagggaaccaaagagaggcttttaccgagtctgcgccccacagccaggaccgtcctggcgcctcaagccgcgtttcttcctgcaaagcccttctggcgtcaagcggaactctcgggttgcccgaagggctttgcaggaagaaacgcggcttgaggtgcaaggacggtcctggctgtggggcgcagacccggtaaaagcctctctttggttcccttctcctcctcctcctcctcctcctccttctttctggagccccttcctcaaagatttggtaccaaagcaatggcggtgaggaagttgtgtcttttggattttgcactgttgtcttttcaatggttctcagactggttgaacctttagcagctggggtgatattctttactgttaaggttacaattggatgtgttggacgaatcttaaaagatgaaacttttattaaaacgtttgacttaactaaaaacgtcttcctttttcttcttcttcttaaatatgatttatttatttatttttacttcagaagtttgatgaccgttgtacaaactaatccaacctaaatgtagaggaggagaagaaggggggggatttaaaaagagcagaggaaaaagaaaagaaagcatgaagaaaacataaagaaagggatgggagggagggagggaaggaaggcactttatgttgaaacagaaaatattatataaggaagaaaatggaaataacttaggaaggaaggaaggaaggaattgcacttaatattgaaggaaaagagaatgaaggaaaaattattggaaggattgaaagaaggaaggaggaacaaagaattacacttaatattgaaatggaaaagaaaatataatgaatgaaagaagaagtataggaagggaaggaagaaagaaacaaacaaacaaagactgttgaaacagaaaagataatataaggaagaaaatggaaagacgtataggaaggaaggaaggaaaaaaggaagacaatgttgaaatggaaaagaatataaggaagaaaatggaaaaaagtataggaagaaaggaagaaatgtacttaatattgaaacagacaagggaatgaaggaaaaaatattggaaggattgaaagaaggaagaaagaatggaaggaacaaagacaatgttgaaatggaaaagaatataaggaaaaaaatggaaaaatgttaggaaggaagaattacacttaatattgaaacagttgaatataatgaaggaaaaggaaacaggaataagggagggacggaggacttcagctcccagaatttccctggctgaagaattctgggaactgaagtccacccctcgtaaagtgaccaaggctgggaaaagaatcCACACTAGTAGGGACAATGCAAGCTATGCTTCACCCCGTCAGTCCATCTTAGCGTGCAAGAAAGACATCAGACAATGCCATAGTTGCTATGGTAGCATTTGGCTATGCGCAGCGATGCTCTCCTGGTCtttatgggtgggaggggggcagttgagctatgatgctaatcccctcgtgggaacacagagggtgggagaagagaaccaaagaacttcaaactccaaggttctggagtggagaataaggggatcaactttgtctaaatgatattgacatataaagaacggttgtaggaactgggtatgtccagtttgatgaaaagaaggactaggggagacatgatagcagtcttccaatatctcaggggtcgccccaaagaagagggagtcaagctattctccaaggcacctgaaggctggacaagaagcaatggatggaaactaatcaaggagagaagcaacctagaactaaggataaatttcctgacagtgagaacaattaaccaatggaccaacttgcctccagaagttgggaatgctccaacactggaagttttaaagaagattttggataaccgtttgtcttaagtagtgtagggtttcctgcctaggcagggggttggactagaagacctccaaggtcccttccaattctatttctattgtattctttatattctattctttctctattctattctaatctcttctgaactaaatgtttatctagaactcaaataaatagctgctttttggttttattttttttaatatttatcagtctctcttttattccatacttctggttgaaagactattctatgtcatgctaaacaaatgcatattctagtggcggtgggggctcgttggcatcttcagcagcagccctgcctcctgtgaaaaaaccaaagatggagcagatccacgcagatgacgttgctgcaacatgactggaggaggaattctgggagttgaagtccacaaggcttaaagctgtcaggtttgaagacccctggggtttttttcctaaagggttaggggtgcgagggtcttgtaacttgacagctttaagacttgcacgcttcaatgccagagtttctgagccaacatttgggttgctaagcaggaccgttgttaagtgatactgatattatataacacttttaattaagcggataccttgaataaacataactttgagtttcaaataatactgatttcgttgttgtcttaggtgacatctgtgaaaaaaattcaggtgctcaggcatgaaaatgtgccgctcaaacactatacttttccgctcacactgaaaaaaaattagagggaacattgctcctgggggctgggggggggggttaaaactGGCCCAGtttttgctcgtttctgccctccccagtccccaggaacactttgcaaggctcccaaatcctctgcacgtccatttttgcgaaggggcggggtttcagtaggccaaaatgctgttttcagtgtataagacacacccagattttcaccctctcttttgggggggggtgcgtcttatactccaaaaacagtaaacaaaaaacaaactctCAAGGAGGGGGGGCTGGGTGAATCCCTGGGTCTTTTTCAAAGGTCCGTTTTCTGTCTTTCCTTGACTTGCTACGATCCCCGAGGAGCAGCTGACTTGATTTTCCTTCCAGGTGGACCTGGTGAAGAAGAAGGGCCTCCTCTTGGAGCTGGTGGGCGAGCTGACTGAAGGCGCCTTTGGAGGAAAGAAGCTGAGAACCAGGTCTCTGCACAGGCCCCCCAAGAAGGCCCCCGCGGAGCCCCTGGGGAAGGGGCTGGGCTTGGCTTCTGCGAAGGAGAACGAGACCCCGGAGGGCTCCACGCAGCAGAAAGGCTGGCCCGGCTTCCGGGAGATCTTCATGCTGGCTGCTgtgcaggaggaggaggtggacacTCTGAAGGCACGTGAGTGACCACTGCCAGGAGGCCAGTGCTCAGATGGCCCTGGGGAAGGGGCTTAGCCAAAAGGCAACGGAGCGTTATAGTTTTCCTTGAAAagctttcgcttctcatccaagaagcttcttcagttcttcaaggggtgtggggggagaagggaagggaagagacaagaccgaataacagagttggaagggaccttggagggcctTCTAGTTGGAacccctgctgaggcaggaagCCCTGGAGTCTAGACCCTTTCAGAGAAGTGGTTCTCCTAAATGGTCatcttaaaaagctccagtgttggaacacccacaacttgcaaggaagggagaaaaacaaagaaagggagggagggagggaagggaaagaggtaATAGGAATtggaagggaagaaggatggaaaaaggaaagaaagaaagcaggaaagaaaggtgatgggaatgggaaggaaggaaggaaggaactctgAAGACCTgaagaagaagcttctcagatgaaaAGTAAAAGGTTTTCAAACAAATTCTaaaaaactccagttgccttttggaaaagaacctctgggacaaccctgacctgtaTGATGGAGCCGCTCCATAgaccaggggtctcaaactcacgttgtcatgtATCGGGacttcccacccaccctccttcgctaaaccagggatgGGCGTGGCCGGCCTGTGGGGCATCTGGCCCAGGGCtcccgagtttgacacccctgccctggcCATTTGAGTGCAATGCTTCACTCCCAGCCTCCCCGCGATTAAACAGAATTGGGGGAGAAGAACAGCAGAGAACGCTTTAGCTTAAAACTGGGTTTTCTTTTCAGTTGGGGGGAATTGCCAGAATCTGGCATTGGAATCATGGCACCTGGACGTCTTTTTGTTTGGGTCGGGGATGTTTCGCTGCTTGTTCAAGTGGCTTTTGTATGCCTAGGCCAGGAGCATCCACACCCCTTGGCAACtctaaggcttgtggacttcaactcccagcattccccaaccGTCCATGCTAGGGTGGGCGTGGAGTGGGGGGATTCTGGCCTTAGAGGAAAGATTGAGGAGGAGAGACTCTTCATCAGCTGCCTCCTCGCCTAAGGGCTCTATTCAGGTCAGGTGAGCAGAGAAaccaccctggggggggggggggcttccctggGGTCTCCTTAGCCACCTGGCTCCATccgaagaagctacttggatgagcAGCAACACATTTgacataaagataaaataaatccaGTGACTCTCCTTGCAGACAACTCTACCTGGGTGACTGAGAGTCTTCATctgtactggtagtccttgacctatgacctcttgcttagtgaccattcggagttaacaacagcactgaaaaaagtgacttatgaccatttttcatacttacgaccgtagCAGCATCGGCGTgttcatgtggtcaaaatttggatgcttggcaactgactcatcctttttttttttttatcatgcaaacattcatttatttcagtaatgcaacttaaaaggtgaaactaatatatgagatagactcattacatgcaaagcaagatagttcaagccatgatttgtcataattgtgatgattatggcttacagctcatggaaaccccaaatccaccatctcagaaaattagagtattacatgcaatcaataaaacaaggattgtacatagaacaatatcggacctctgaaaagtataagcatgcaaatgtactcagtacttggtttgggccccttttgcagcaattactgcctcaatgaaGCGTGGCGTAGAAGCTTCTACGCAACTGACTCAtccttatgacagttgcagtatcctggtgCCGTGTGACACCTAAAAACTGTAAtgcttcgcttaacaaccgtggcaggaatgattgtaaaacagggcaaagctcacttagcacCTGTCTGGCCtaccaacagaaattctgggctcaattgtggccataagtcgaggaccacctgcgtAGGAGGGAAGAGATTCTGGATCCTGCAGAGGAATCCTTgtgcagttggggggggggtgccgtACAGGTAGCCCCCTCCACTCCACAGGTGTGAGCCAGGATCCTTTGTGCCCACAGAAATACCTCCTCAAGCAAGCCCAGCCCGGCCCCTGGGAGTACCACAGCGAGGTTCTGACCAGCCAGTCCCCGCAAGAGATCTGCGCTAACCTCATCCGGGCGAGACTCCTGGAACACCTGCCCCACGAAGTGCCCTACCTGGTGACACAGGTGAGCTGCAGCTCCCCAGTGCCCCCTTCGCCCCCCTCCTTGCCCAGCAGATCCATGACAGGCCTCCTGTGGGCTTTATCTCTTCCAGAAAACAGTCCTCTGGGAGGAGGGTCCCGCTGGGGAGCTCCAGATTGTGCAGAATTTGGAGGTCCCGAAGGAGAGATACGTGGTGAGTGTTTGTGTCTggcgtgtcagggttccaaagtaaatcagagtccgaggcaaaggattcctcagagtccccatttatgaagagagccacgttggcacatctggggaaacccaaatctgaaggcttcccggttttccccacccagttgaaagttcaagatcctgcccccacccccacaagcccatcccatggtcccatcttccactgccattctggcagcttccacccacccagttccggtcaggtgtagagacaaaagatgaccttgattttctagaaagaatgttgttatggctacatcacatctaactccatacaattcccccctcccattttctcaccatagaaaaatgcatagtagaagaatagaaagtgtgggaggccaaagacccaaaagaaaagatggctgcaggcctgacaggaagtCTATTTATCCTCTTGGGGgtttagggtgtgtgtgtgtgagaacgCATTTCAATACAATCATCAATTTATTCTATTTCCAAActgcccatctcagtcaatgactctggCTGGCTTGCAATTCCGAAAGTAGGAAAAcaaacaagcatttaaaaaataatataaaatgcatCAAAAATAAAGACAGGAAATAAACACAGTCACTCATTTAGCGACTGAAGTTACACCGGTACTGAAAAAGAGTGACTCATGATCCTTTTCCACACTTTAGTGACCATCGCCCAGTccccagggtcaggtgatcaaaattcaactgcttggccactgactcagatctatgacggttgcagagtcgtGGCGGGTCATgtgggtccccttttgcgaccctctgGCAAAGCCACGGGGAAGCCGGGTTCCCTTAAcagccatgtgactaacttaactgcagtgactcacttaacaagtgtggcaagaaacaAAACTCGATAGACTCACTTTTCCCTGGGCGGTGGGTGCAGCCCACCTGCCACttgagcgagggagggagggagggaggcaggcaggaaggaaggagaccgGAAGGAATgggatagaaagggagggaggaagaaggtggGAGGCAGGTGggatggaagaagggagggaggtgggagaaaagaaggaaggaagggaaaggaggagggaggaaagaaggaaggtgggaggCAGATAGGCAGgaatgaaaggaaagagggagggagagttgggggggtggggggtcctGGGAAAAGGGGTGAGGGGTTGTCTGACAGGCTCTTCTTCTGCTCCTGCAGAAGATGCTGATTGGCCACCACGGCCAGGTGGTCAGCAAGATCGCCACCGAGGCCGGCTACGACCTGATGAACGCTTTCCTGTGCGATGTGCAGCTGAAGCTCTCCGTCCAGCTGAAGGAATGAGGCCTCCCGCTCACACACAGCCCCCCAGCCCGGATGGATCTCTCTGGATGCTGCTCCGCTCTGGCCAGCGCGCTAACCCGACTGaagcccctccccctctctcttgggCCAGAGGTGGTGGCAGAAGCGGAGCCCCCTCCTTCCCATCTCAGAGACCCCGAAGGGGCAACGGGCGGATGGCTGGCAGATCTGAGCCAAGGCCACCCTCTTGCGTCCTTGGTTGGCAGGAGAAACCTGGTGCCACCACCTTGTCCCTTTGACTTTTGTGAGCGCTGTACTCTTGCCCTGCCTGGCACGGAGGCTGGAGTCCCCTGCCCTTCCCGCCACTTCTGGCAGATGTTGCCCGCAGCTGGAATAACTTCCTCTCCCCTGCATCCCCTTCGTCAGCAAAGGAATCTCTCTCGGCCCGATGGCAGCTCACCGACGGCAGGCATGTGGTGATGGCGCATACAGTTGGTGCCCCTGTGGTGTCTGGGCGACATATTCCCACCCAGAAGGAggcgtggggagggggagagagacaaggCCAGGGGTCCGGCCGCTGCCTCCTGGCTACCCCTGCTTACTTGCTCCGTGAGTAAAGTGGTTGCTCCTCAGACGGGCATTGAATTGCAATAAAAGGGGGCTCCTGGTCAAAGAAAGTGTGTGGGTCTCCACTgacctgggaagggagggaggggggcgaaAGAGACAATCCAGAAGAGGCGGTACGGGGAGTCCTCagtttgcaacagttcatttagctgaggtggcgcagtggttaaatgcagcactgcaggctacttcagctgactgcagttctgcagttcggctgttcaaatctcaccggctcaaggttgactcagccttccatctttccgaggtgggtaaaatgaggacccggattgttgttgggggcaaatatgctgactctgtaaaccgcttagagagggctgaaagccctaggaagcggtatataagtctgaagtggtatataagtctaactgctattactatttagtgattattcaaaattacaagggaaggaaaaagggagggagggagggaaggaggagcgagagggaagggaggaagggaacagggagggagggaggagacaggTAGCAGGAAGGGAAGGGTCACCACTTTCCACACAACTGTTGAAGCtttcccatggtcacctgatccaaATGCAGACGCTGGGCAACGGACTCatacttacgacagttgcagtgtcccgggctcacgaatccccttttgcgaacttctgacaagccaagtcaatgtgggaagccagattcgctttaacaaccgtgtgaccaactcaacaactgcagtgattcacttaacaaccgcagcgagaaaagtcgtaaaacggtgTGACGCTCAACTGCAGAAATTTGGGGCGCTCTTGTTGCCCCTGCAGTCCTCGACTGACGACCTCAGTTGAGCCCCAGGTTTCTGTTGATAAGCAAGCTagttgagttttgctccattttacgacctttcccgccacagttgttaagcgaatcgctgcatcTAGGGGCACACCTGTCGAGTGAATGTGGGTtacccattgacttggcttgtcaggtgctcaggcaaagggggggggggtcgcgtGACCCCGGGACCCTGCAGCCGTCATAACAGCAAGTCATTTTCCAAGGGTCTGAATTTCAATtgagatgctgcaatagtcatcagtgtgaaaaatgttcattaaGCCACTGCTGTTAACTGACCGGTCGCTAAATAAATGGTTATAATTTGAGGACTGCCTCTGTTTCATGAGGCTTGTCACACAGGAAGCAGCCTGGGGGGGTCAAGGCTGGCCGGTCCTGCGGCCAAAGGAACCCAGTGCCCAACCTCCCTCCTTAGAAAAAGCCGGCCTTGAAAAGATGCTGGGAATCGTAACTCTGGAGGCCAAGAATTCAAAGTATTGCACTCTGCAGGGCGGATAATCCTTAAGGGTGGCTTTACAAGGGAGCTGCCTTCCAGATAGCCTCCGGCCTCActtaaggggtgtgtgtgtccgtgtcccAGATGTGCACAACTGGAATCTGCGGATGCAGAGCTGACTGGATTCAGCTCGTCTTGGTCAGATGTAAAatcttatttaattaatttatttatttaattaatttgtatgccgcccactctcagagACTCAGGGCcacatacaaattaattaaataaataaatattacaaacAAAGTTAATTTAGGAgaaaattaggggactggagactaaaacctatgaagaacggttgcaggaactggatatgtccagtttaatgaagagaaggaccaggggagacatgatagcagccttccaatatctcaggggttgccacaaagaagatttgggagtcaagctattctccaaggcacctgagggcaggacaagaagcaatgggtggaaactaatcaaggagagaagcaacttagaacggaggaggaatttccttgacagaacaattaatcagtggaacagaagttgcctccagaagatgtgaatgccccaacactggaagtctttaagaagatgctggatagccatttgtctgggacggtattttatttatttattgaatttataggccgcccaatcccaaaggactccaggcggcttacaaagtgaaagaaagaaaaataaaaaaaagaagagaaaaataaaaagaatagtttaaaattcccAACACTCATTcgatctaatcggggctggacctttacaacaaggtcaacagccccaggcctgccggaacagccaggttttaacagccttcctgaaggccatgagagtgggcaaggtccggacctctgggggtagctgattccacagggtcggagcagccacagagaaggctctcctccgaatgctggctggggaattctgggaattgaagtccggacatcttcaagttgccaaggttgagaaacactgctttaaaagttgcccagtttgaagacctct
Encoded proteins:
- the ERAL1 gene encoding GTPase Era, mitochondrial isoform X2: MATAAAALGWRALGLAARRARLLPASSPSLEPAFSRALSLRNSRLLGARRQEAGRACGRSDPPGTGGRMEPVWATPPRLQRRESALDHLAGIAPGEAGEPSLGGPVAPPACAFHGDHKSLMSHRPDQPENPKVLRVAIIGAPNAGKSTLSNQLLGRKILAVSRKVHTTRCNAQGVLTVEDTQLIILDTPGLTTAAKGKRHNLEKAMLSDPFNSLNDADVVLVLVDVSDRHTRHQLHPQVLRCLKQFPQVPSLLVLNKVDLVKKKGLLLELVGELTEGAFGGKKLRTRSLHRPPKKAPAEPLGKGLGLASAKENETPEGSTQQKGWPGFREIFMLAAVQEEEVDTLKAQIPPQASPARPLGVPQRGSDQPVPARDLR
- the ERAL1 gene encoding GTPase Era, mitochondrial isoform X1; this encodes MATAAAALGWRALGLAARRARLLPASSPSLEPAFSRALSLRNSRLLGARRQEAGRACGRSDPPGTGGRMEPVWATPPRLQRRESALDHLAGIAPGEAGEPSLGGPVAPPACAFHGDHKSLMSHRPDQPENPKVLRVAIIGAPNAGKSTLSNQLLGRKILAVSRKVHTTRCNAQGVLTVEDTQLIILDTPGLTTAAKGKRHNLEKAMLSDPFNSLNDADVVLVLVDVSDRHTRHQLHPQVLRCLKQFPQVPSLLVLNKVDLVKKKGLLLELVGELTEGAFGGKKLRTRSLHRPPKKAPAEPLGKGLGLASAKENETPEGSTQQKGWPGFREIFMLAAVQEEEVDTLKKYLLKQAQPGPWEYHSEVLTSQSPQEICANLIRARLLEHLPHEVPYLVTQKTVLWEEGPAGELQIVQNLEVPKERYVKMLIGHHGQVVSKIATEAGYDLMNAFLCDVQLKLSVQLKE